A stretch of the Gossypium hirsutum isolate 1008001.06 chromosome D07, Gossypium_hirsutum_v2.1, whole genome shotgun sequence genome encodes the following:
- the LOC107954003 gene encoding uncharacterized protein, producing the protein MNRRYKKKLLNVSAIKEEIPGSEPGACSIGSCTHLLRGGKTIEVISRVVGLLQLTDKQGLWTITEPVGGQHSYKPPIDGICYELGPYRHLIRSIRKGQSRGASFSKYCCCKVLLVSVGGGDAPLLE; encoded by the exons ATGAATCGAAGGTATAAAAAGAAGCTGTTGAATGTATCAGCTATCAAGGAAGAAATACCTGGATCGGAACCGGGAGCTTGTTCAATTGGTTCATGTACCCATCTTCTAAGAGGTG GTAAAACCATTGAAGTAATCTCCCGAGTAGTTGGTCTGCTTCAATTAACAGATAAGCAA GGTCTTTGGACAATTACTGAGCCAGTTGGAGGGCAGCACTCCTATAAACCTCCCATTGATGGCATTTGCTACGAACTTGGTCCTTACCGGCATCTCATTAGGTCCATCAGGAAA GGTCAGTCCAGAGGGGCCAGTTTCTCCAAGTACTGCTGCTGTAAGGTATTATTGGTTTCAGTAGGGGGAGGAGATGCCCCATTGCTTGAGTAA